The Fictibacillus arsenicus genome contains a region encoding:
- a CDS encoding S8 family peptidase, with the protein MKKTVLRTFSAILSLLFVLSLLVGNLHFSASAATVDKGPKNFLVGFKSDIQTAQVNDVKKMGGQVKHQFKFMDTMLVSMPEAAAEALNKNPNVSYVEEDHMAYATAQTTPWGITHIKANQVHATGNTGSGVKVAILDTGIDASHADLNVRGGASFVAGEPNALTDGNSHGTHVAGTVAALNNTTGVLGVAYSADLYAVKVLDSSGSGTYSGIIQGIEWAVSNNMDVINMSLGGSSGSTALQQACDNAYNSGVLVVAAAGNSGTKGKRNTIGYPAKYASVMAVGAVDSSNNRASFSSVGSELEVMAPGVNILSSVPGNGYDSYNGTSMASPHVAGAAALIMAGNPGLSNVQVRQKLVNTAKPLGDAFYYGNGVIDVYAATR; encoded by the coding sequence ATGAAAAAAACTGTATTACGCACGTTTAGTGCTATACTCAGTTTGTTGTTTGTCCTATCCCTATTGGTAGGAAATCTCCATTTCTCTGCATCTGCTGCAACGGTTGACAAAGGACCGAAAAACTTCCTCGTTGGTTTTAAATCAGATATTCAAACGGCTCAAGTAAATGATGTTAAAAAAATGGGTGGACAAGTTAAGCATCAGTTCAAATTTATGGATACGATGCTTGTTTCTATGCCAGAGGCGGCAGCAGAAGCACTTAATAAGAACCCGAATGTATCTTATGTTGAAGAAGATCACATGGCATATGCAACAGCTCAAACAACGCCATGGGGCATTACACATATTAAAGCAAATCAAGTCCATGCGACTGGAAACACAGGTTCAGGTGTAAAAGTTGCAATCTTAGATACAGGGATCGATGCTAGTCACGCAGATTTAAACGTTCGCGGAGGTGCAAGCTTCGTGGCAGGTGAGCCTAATGCACTGACAGACGGCAACAGCCATGGTACACACGTTGCAGGTACAGTTGCGGCTCTTAATAACACAACAGGTGTTCTTGGTGTAGCTTATTCAGCTGACCTTTATGCGGTAAAAGTGCTAGACAGTTCTGGAAGCGGAACATACAGCGGAATCATTCAAGGGATTGAGTGGGCTGTTTCAAACAATATGGATGTCATCAACATGAGCTTAGGTGGAAGCTCTGGTTCGACAGCGCTTCAGCAAGCTTGTGATAATGCATATAACTCTGGCGTTCTTGTAGTGGCAGCTGCCGGAAACTCAGGAACAAAAGGAAAGCGCAACACGATCGGCTATCCTGCAAAATATGCTTCAGTAATGGCAGTTGGTGCTGTGGATTCCAGCAACAACCGTGCTTCTTTCTCAAGCGTAGGTTCAGAACTTGAAGTTATGGCACCAGGGGTAAACATTTTAAGCAGTGTTCCAGGCAATGGCTATGACAGTTACAACGGAACGTCAATGGCTTCACCGCACGTAGCAGGAGCAGCAGCGCTAATTATGGCAGGCAACCCAGGACTTTCAAACGTTCAAGTCCGTCAAAAGCTAGTGAATACGGCAAAACCGCTTGGCGATGCGTTCTATTATGGCAATGGCGTAATTGATGTTTACGCAGCGACAAGATAA
- a CDS encoding MOSC domain-containing protein, protein MMNGKVVSLNIKLPEQVTASGRSFFTGYNKIPQQEPVFLHKTHFEGDGVGDTVHHGGEDQAVCVYPYEYYEKWNAELQLKTPLVIPSFGENITPSGLLEDDVCIGDVFQMGEAVVQITQPRQPCNTLASILCRPDMIKKVVDTGRTGYYLRVLKEGLVTAGDEVVRIEKHSAGISVTESNQIKYGFEKDPAKIQRLIEVNELAENFRQSLIKKS, encoded by the coding sequence ATGATGAACGGAAAAGTCGTTTCTTTAAATATCAAGCTTCCAGAGCAAGTTACTGCATCGGGCAGATCCTTTTTTACCGGATATAATAAAATTCCTCAGCAGGAACCTGTTTTCCTACATAAAACACATTTTGAAGGTGACGGGGTAGGAGATACCGTTCATCATGGCGGAGAAGACCAAGCCGTGTGCGTTTATCCTTATGAGTACTATGAAAAATGGAATGCTGAATTGCAGCTTAAAACACCGCTTGTGATTCCTTCGTTCGGTGAAAATATTACACCGTCCGGCCTTTTAGAAGACGATGTGTGTATTGGTGACGTTTTTCAGATGGGGGAAGCGGTCGTACAGATTACACAGCCGAGACAGCCATGCAATACGTTGGCGTCCATACTGTGTCGTCCTGATATGATAAAAAAAGTCGTGGACACTGGCCGTACCGGCTATTATCTTCGTGTATTAAAAGAAGGACTCGTTACTGCAGGTGATGAGGTGGTTCGAATTGAAAAACACTCTGCAGGCATCTCGGTTACAGAATCCAACCAGATAAAGTATGGCTTTGAAAAAGATCCGGCGAAAATCCAGCGGCTGATCGAAGTGAATGAGCTGGCTGAAAATTTCAGGCAGTCATTGATAAAGAAAAGTTAA
- a CDS encoding FAD-dependent oxidoreductase, with product MKYCIIGGDAAGMSAAMQIVRNTENADITVLEKGGIYSYGQCGLPYVVGGLIPSTEKLIARSIDTFREKYGMDARTFHEVNAVDTASKTVSGVHTKSGEPFEVTYDKLLIATGVRPIMPKEWTGVHLKGIYPLKTIPDAEELMAGLKDVQHVTIIGGGYIGLEMAENVARLGKKVRIIQRGKQLGSIFDEDLAPLIHEEAEKHGIELCLQEDVIGFKGDDHVQFVKTAKKDYPTDLVIAAVGVKPNTDFLKDTGILLNEQGVIVVNERLETNVEDVYAAGDCATHYHRVKKVNDHIPLGTTANKQGRIAGLNMAGVDKTFKGIVGSSIIQFMDLTLGKTGLSNKEAEKLGIPYDEIRITSKSHAGYYPDAKKLELKITYHKESKKLLGGQIIGAEGVDKRIDVLATALYHEMDVEELTDLDLSYAPPYNGSWDPVQQAARRLK from the coding sequence ATGAAATATTGCATAATTGGAGGAGACGCAGCCGGGATGAGTGCCGCGATGCAGATCGTTCGAAATACGGAAAATGCCGACATTACCGTTCTGGAAAAAGGCGGGATCTATTCATACGGACAGTGCGGTCTCCCTTACGTCGTTGGCGGGCTGATCCCTTCAACCGAAAAATTAATTGCTAGAAGTATCGACACGTTCCGTGAAAAGTACGGAATGGATGCGCGTACTTTTCATGAAGTAAATGCAGTAGACACAGCTTCTAAAACCGTTTCCGGTGTCCATACGAAGAGTGGTGAACCTTTTGAGGTAACCTATGACAAACTTCTGATCGCGACAGGTGTAAGACCGATCATGCCTAAAGAATGGACAGGTGTTCATTTGAAAGGAATCTATCCATTAAAAACGATTCCTGATGCAGAAGAACTGATGGCTGGCCTTAAAGACGTTCAGCATGTAACGATCATCGGCGGCGGATACATAGGGCTGGAGATGGCGGAAAACGTGGCAAGACTCGGAAAAAAAGTACGCATCATACAGCGCGGCAAACAGCTAGGAAGCATCTTTGACGAAGACCTTGCGCCGCTGATCCATGAAGAAGCTGAAAAACACGGAATCGAACTTTGTCTGCAAGAGGATGTGATTGGCTTTAAAGGTGATGATCACGTTCAATTTGTAAAAACAGCGAAAAAAGATTACCCGACTGATCTCGTCATCGCAGCAGTCGGTGTTAAGCCCAATACTGATTTTTTAAAAGATACAGGGATTTTGTTGAATGAACAAGGCGTGATTGTAGTTAACGAGCGGCTGGAAACGAACGTTGAGGATGTTTATGCAGCAGGAGACTGTGCTACGCATTATCACCGGGTAAAAAAGGTGAACGATCACATTCCATTAGGAACGACGGCAAACAAGCAAGGCAGAATCGCTGGCCTGAATATGGCAGGCGTGGATAAAACATTTAAAGGAATCGTCGGGTCTTCTATCATTCAATTTATGGATCTGACTTTAGGAAAAACAGGACTTTCTAATAAAGAAGCTGAAAAACTTGGGATTCCATATGATGAAATTCGAATCACATCAAAAAGCCATGCGGGCTATTATCCGGATGCTAAAAAACTTGAATTAAAAATAACCTATCATAAAGAATCAAAAAAACTGCTAGGCGGACAGATTATAGGTGCTGAAGGCGTTGATAAACGAATCGACGTTCTTGCAACAGCACTTTATCACGAGATGGATGTGGAAGAGCTGACAGATCTGGATCTGTCTTATGCTCCTCCATACAATGGTTCATGGGATCCGGTGCAGCAAGCGGCGAGAAGGCTAAAATAG
- a CDS encoding IS1182 family transposase, which produces MKHDHISFIDYNMDQLTLPMDISELIPLHNVARVVNEMIERIPDEHFLKYYPGGGRSTYHPKMMTKVLVYAYTQRMYSGREIAHQLTVHLPLIWLSGFQTPDFRTINRFRSERLKGLIDDLFKQVLVLLVEEGQVQLESYFLDGTKIEANANRYTFVWKKSTEKYKEKLEGKVEELITQIDGVWREEASCEDKEKTVISPEKIQNKVDEWEEKLEKEPKNKELKKAVKVMKKDYLPRSLKYKKQLSICGDRKSFSKTDPDATFMRMKEDHMKNGQLKPGYNVQMASNNQFILSYTLHQRPGDTRCLIPHLQEVKAKFDIDPKRIIADAGYGSEENYAYLEGKKQKAYIKYGLFEKEQKRSFKKNPHHQSNWFYDVKKDTFTCAAGKLLYLTGEKKQKTESGYESTIKVYKCNECEGCPFRKECTTSKDGRSTQVNETYQELKSKAKKRLWTDEGKQLYARRKIDIESVFGQFKGNRSFRRFSLRGLPKVNIEVGLISLAHNLLKSAAKKAA; this is translated from the coding sequence ATGAAACATGATCATATTTCTTTCATCGATTATAACATGGACCAATTGACTCTTCCAATGGATATTAGTGAATTAATTCCCCTACATAATGTAGCTCGCGTTGTAAACGAAATGATTGAACGTATTCCTGATGAACATTTTCTTAAATATTATCCTGGCGGTGGACGAAGCACGTATCATCCTAAAATGATGACGAAGGTTTTGGTCTATGCCTACACGCAGCGCATGTATTCTGGGCGAGAAATTGCCCACCAACTAACCGTGCATCTTCCCCTAATATGGCTGAGTGGTTTTCAAACACCCGATTTCCGGACCATTAACCGTTTTCGTTCAGAACGATTAAAAGGATTAATAGACGATTTATTTAAACAAGTGCTCGTTCTTTTAGTAGAAGAAGGACAAGTTCAGCTCGAATCCTACTTTCTAGATGGTACAAAAATTGAGGCAAACGCCAATCGTTATACATTTGTTTGGAAGAAGAGTACGGAAAAATATAAGGAAAAACTTGAGGGGAAAGTCGAAGAGCTTATCACCCAGATTGATGGTGTTTGGAGAGAAGAAGCGTCTTGTGAAGACAAAGAAAAGACCGTGATTTCACCTGAGAAAATTCAAAACAAAGTAGATGAATGGGAAGAAAAACTGGAAAAAGAACCAAAAAACAAAGAACTGAAAAAAGCTGTAAAGGTCATGAAGAAAGACTATCTGCCAAGAAGTCTTAAATATAAGAAGCAATTATCCATATGTGGCGATCGAAAAAGTTTTTCCAAAACAGATCCCGATGCGACCTTCATGCGTATGAAGGAAGATCATATGAAGAACGGACAATTAAAACCCGGGTATAATGTGCAAATGGCCTCCAACAATCAGTTCATTTTATCGTATACCCTGCACCAGCGCCCGGGAGACACACGGTGTCTTATCCCGCATCTTCAAGAAGTCAAAGCAAAATTTGATATTGATCCAAAACGCATTATCGCAGATGCCGGTTATGGTTCTGAAGAAAACTATGCGTATTTAGAAGGGAAAAAGCAGAAAGCATACATTAAATATGGTTTGTTTGAGAAAGAACAAAAAAGGTCTTTTAAGAAGAATCCTCATCACCAATCGAACTGGTTTTATGATGTAAAAAAAGACACGTTCACTTGTGCTGCAGGCAAACTTCTCTATCTCACCGGGGAAAAGAAACAAAAAACGGAATCAGGGTATGAATCCACAATCAAAGTTTATAAGTGTAACGAATGTGAGGGTTGTCCCTTTCGAAAAGAATGCACAACATCAAAGGATGGAAGAAGTACGCAAGTGAATGAGACCTATCAGGAACTAAAATCGAAAGCAAAAAAACGCCTTTGGACAGACGAAGGAAAACAACTCTATGCGAGAAGAAAAATCGACATAGAGAGTGTTTTCGGTCAGTTCAAGGGCAATCGGTCGTTCCGGCGGTTTTCGCTCCGTGGACTACCGAAGGTAAATATCGAGGTTGGGCTGATCAGTTTAGCCCACAACCTATTAAAATCGGCGGCCAAGAAGGCCGCCTAA
- a CDS encoding 3-methyladenine DNA glycosylase produces the protein MVEKRKSEDSPEQEEKERSNEDVEPQRDPDKPDHTGNQGSKNN, from the coding sequence ATGGTTGAAAAAAGAAAGTCTGAGGACTCTCCAGAACAAGAGGAGAAGGAACGGTCGAATGAGGATGTAGAACCCCAGCGTGATCCCGATAAACCAGATCACACAGGTAACCAAGGTTCAAAAAATAATTAA
- a CDS encoding thymidine kinase: MYVMKQNGWIELICGSMFSGKSEELIRRVRRATYAKQKVQVFKPLIDNRYSEESVVSHNGTAVLAEPVGRSVEILKNVSPETEVVAIDEVQFFDEDIIPVAQELADQGLRVIVAGLDQDFKGEPFGPVPRMMALAEHVTKLQAICMSCGSPASRTQRLINGKPASYDDPVILVGASESYEPRCRHCHEVPGKKRNLLSGVEGLEGRSN; this comes from the coding sequence ATGTATGTTATGAAACAAAATGGCTGGATCGAGTTAATTTGCGGAAGCATGTTCTCTGGGAAGTCAGAAGAATTGATTCGCCGTGTGAGAAGAGCAACGTATGCTAAGCAAAAAGTACAGGTGTTCAAGCCGCTTATTGATAACCGCTACAGCGAGGAATCGGTTGTTTCTCATAACGGAACGGCAGTTTTGGCTGAGCCTGTAGGACGATCTGTTGAAATTTTAAAAAATGTATCACCTGAAACAGAAGTGGTTGCGATCGATGAAGTACAGTTCTTTGATGAGGATATCATTCCAGTCGCTCAAGAGCTTGCTGACCAAGGGTTGCGCGTTATTGTAGCAGGACTTGACCAAGATTTTAAAGGCGAGCCGTTCGGACCTGTTCCAAGAATGATGGCACTTGCTGAGCACGTGACAAAGCTTCAAGCAATCTGCATGTCTTGCGGTTCTCCTGCAAGTCGTACACAGCGTTTGATCAATGGCAAACCAGCTTCTTATGACGATCCGGTTATTCTAGTGGGAGCATCAGAATCGTACGAGCCCCGTTGCCGTCATTGTCATGAAGTACCAGGTAAAAAGAGAAATCTTCTTTCAGGCGTAGAGGGCTTGGAAGGGCGTTCTAACTAA
- a CDS encoding type B 50S ribosomal protein L31, protein MKQGIHPNYKKVIFVDAQSGFSFLSGSTLHSNETMKWEDGNEYPVIKVDVSSDTHPFYTGRQKFSDVGGRVDRFKKKYNLK, encoded by the coding sequence ATGAAACAAGGAATTCATCCGAATTATAAAAAGGTTATCTTTGTTGACGCTCAAAGCGGATTTAGCTTCCTTTCTGGTTCTACGTTGCATTCAAACGAGACTATGAAATGGGAAGACGGTAACGAATATCCAGTAATTAAAGTGGATGTAAGTTCTGACACTCACCCGTTCTACACTGGACGTCAGAAGTTCTCTGATGTTGGTGGACGTGTTGACCGCTTTAAGAAGAAATACAACCTTAAGTAA
- the rho gene encoding transcription termination factor Rho, producing MGIDLATLETKKLRELYELAKQFNIQYYGKLTKRELMFSILKAQAELDGYSFMEGVLEIIPNEGFGFLRPINYSPSSQDIYISASQIRRFDLRNGDKVSGKVRPPKENERYYGLLQVNAVNGEDPETAKERVHFPALTALYPEKKMVMETTSNNISTRIIDMMAPVGFGQRGLIVAPPKAGKTSLLKEIAHSVTTNNPQVELIVLLIDERPEEVTDIERSVKGDVVSSTFDEVPENHIKVAELVLERAMRLVEHKKDVVILLDSITRLARAYNLVIPPSGRTLSGGIDPAAFHRPKRFFGAARNIEEGGSLTILATALVDTGSRMDDVIYEEFKGTGNMELHLDRKLAERRIFPAIDIRRSGTRKEEMLIAKDHLEALWSIRKTMDDSFDFVDKFMKRMRKTENNEEFFELFESEKKGAPKRVKTVTN from the coding sequence ATGGGGATTGATTTAGCTACATTAGAAACAAAAAAATTAAGAGAGCTTTATGAGCTTGCCAAACAATTTAATATTCAATATTACGGAAAACTGACGAAGCGGGAATTGATGTTCTCGATTTTAAAAGCACAAGCTGAACTTGATGGTTATTCATTCATGGAAGGTGTTTTGGAGATCATTCCGAACGAAGGGTTCGGCTTCTTGCGTCCGATCAACTATTCTCCGAGCTCACAGGATATCTACATATCTGCGTCACAGATCCGCAGATTTGATCTAAGAAACGGAGATAAAGTATCAGGGAAAGTTCGTCCTCCAAAAGAAAACGAGCGTTATTACGGACTTTTGCAAGTTAACGCGGTTAACGGAGAAGACCCAGAAACGGCTAAGGAAAGAGTGCATTTCCCTGCATTAACAGCCCTCTATCCCGAAAAGAAAATGGTTATGGAGACTACGAGCAATAATATCTCAACACGTATCATCGATATGATGGCGCCTGTTGGTTTTGGTCAGCGTGGATTGATCGTCGCTCCTCCTAAAGCGGGTAAGACAAGCTTGCTGAAAGAGATCGCACACAGTGTGACGACAAACAATCCGCAAGTGGAACTTATTGTTTTACTTATCGATGAGCGACCAGAGGAAGTAACCGATATCGAACGTTCTGTTAAAGGCGACGTTGTAAGTTCAACGTTTGACGAAGTGCCTGAAAACCACATTAAAGTGGCAGAGCTTGTTTTGGAACGCGCGATGAGACTGGTTGAGCACAAAAAAGACGTTGTTATTCTGCTTGATAGCATTACACGTCTAGCTCGTGCGTACAACTTGGTTATCCCGCCGAGCGGACGTACACTATCTGGTGGTATCGATCCTGCTGCTTTCCATCGTCCGAAGAGATTTTTCGGTGCTGCCCGTAACATTGAAGAAGGCGGAAGCTTAACGATTTTAGCAACGGCACTTGTTGATACAGGTTCACGTATGGATGACGTTATTTACGAGGAATTCAAAGGAACAGGAAACATGGAACTGCACTTAGACCGCAAGCTGGCAGAGCGCCGTATTTTCCCTGCGATCGACATTCGCCGTTCCGGTACGAGAAAAGAAGAAATGCTTATTGCAAAAGATCATCTTGAAGCATTATGGTCGATCCGTAAGACGATGGATGACTCGTTCGATTTCGTTGATAAATTTATGAAACGAATGCGCAAAACAGAAAACAACGAAGAATTTTTCGAGCTGTTTGAGTCAGAAAAAAAAGGTGCGCCAAAGCGCGTTAAAACCGTAACAAACTAA
- the glpX gene encoding class II fructose-bisphosphatase, whose protein sequence is MERSLSMELVRVTEAAALASARWMGRGKKDEADEAATTAMRNVFDTVPMKGTVVIGEGEMDEAPMLYIGEKLGTGYGPRVDVAVDPLEGTNIVASGTWNALAVLAIADHGNLLHAPDMYMDKIAVGRESVGKVDINAPVIDNLKAVAEAKNKNIEDLVAVILDRPRHQQIIQDIREAGARIKLISDGDVAAAINTAFDDTGVDILFGSGGAPEGVIAAVALKCLGGELQGKLLPQNDEELERCKRMGIEDVNRVLYMDDLVKGDDAIFAATGVTDGELLKGVRFDGSTGTTQSVVMRAKSGTVRFIDGRHSLKKKPDLVIKP, encoded by the coding sequence ATGGAGAGAAGTTTATCAATGGAGCTTGTTCGTGTAACAGAAGCGGCAGCTCTTGCATCAGCACGCTGGATGGGTCGAGGCAAGAAAGACGAGGCAGATGAAGCAGCAACAACTGCCATGCGTAACGTTTTTGACACGGTTCCTATGAAAGGGACTGTTGTAATCGGCGAAGGAGAAATGGACGAAGCGCCTATGCTTTATATCGGTGAAAAGCTTGGGACAGGCTATGGCCCTCGAGTAGATGTTGCTGTTGACCCGCTTGAAGGGACAAACATCGTGGCATCTGGTACGTGGAACGCACTTGCTGTTCTGGCGATCGCTGACCATGGGAACCTGCTACACGCACCTGACATGTATATGGACAAGATCGCAGTCGGACGTGAGAGCGTAGGGAAGGTCGACATCAACGCTCCTGTTATCGATAACTTAAAAGCAGTAGCAGAAGCGAAAAATAAAAATATTGAAGACTTAGTAGCGGTTATTTTAGACCGTCCTCGCCACCAGCAGATCATCCAGGATATCCGTGAAGCGGGTGCAAGAATTAAGCTGATCTCTGACGGTGATGTTGCCGCTGCGATCAATACAGCATTCGATGATACAGGCGTAGATATTTTATTCGGATCAGGCGGAGCACCAGAAGGCGTAATCGCAGCCGTTGCCTTAAAGTGTCTTGGCGGAGAGCTTCAAGGAAAGCTTCTTCCTCAAAACGACGAGGAATTAGAACGCTGCAAACGTATGGGGATCGAAGACGTGAACCGCGTATTGTACATGGACGACCTCGTAAAAGGGGACGATGCAATTTTTGCAGCTACGGGGGTAACGGACGGTGAACTATTAAAAGGAGTTCGTTTTGACGGATCAACTGGAACGACTCAATCTGTCGTTATGCGGGCAAAATCAGGTACAGTCCGTTTCATCGACGGCAGACACAGCCTGAAGAAAAAGCCAGACCTTGTAATCAAACCATAA
- a CDS encoding UDP-N-acetylglucosamine 1-carboxyvinyltransferase, translated as MEKLMIEGGYPLEGTVQISGAKNSAVALIPATILAESTVTIEGLPNISDVRILRDLLEEIGGEAYLDENQSLTVNPENMIPMPLPSGKVKKLRASYYLMGAMLGRFKKAVIGLPGGCNLGPRPIDQHIKGFEALGAKVTNEQGAIYLRADELVGARIYLDVVSVGATINIMLAAVRAKGQTIIENAAKEPEIIDVATLLTSMGARIKGAGTDVIRIDGVEKMHGCRHSIIPDRIEAGTYMILAASMGQQVLLDNVIPLHLESLIAKLREMGVFIETKDDQVLVYRGKDPLKSVDIKTLVYPGFPTDLQQPFTSLLTSSEGTSIVTDTIYSARFKHIDELRRMGANVKVEGRSAIINGPAKLEGAKVKASDLRAGAALVVAGLMAEGVTEISGLEHIDRGYESLVEKLKGLGAKVWRENMDVEEMEEMKNS; from the coding sequence ATGGAAAAACTGATGATTGAAGGGGGCTATCCTCTAGAAGGAACGGTCCAAATAAGCGGAGCAAAAAATAGTGCGGTGGCATTGATTCCCGCTACGATACTAGCTGAATCTACCGTTACCATTGAAGGTTTACCTAACATATCAGATGTCCGTATTCTGCGTGATCTGTTAGAGGAAATCGGGGGAGAAGCTTACCTGGATGAAAATCAGTCGCTTACGGTTAACCCTGAAAACATGATTCCGATGCCTCTTCCGAGCGGAAAGGTGAAAAAGCTTCGTGCTTCTTACTACTTGATGGGTGCGATGCTTGGGCGTTTTAAAAAAGCTGTAATCGGCTTGCCAGGGGGATGCAACCTTGGGCCGCGTCCGATCGACCAGCACATTAAAGGATTTGAAGCGCTAGGTGCAAAAGTGACGAACGAGCAAGGTGCGATTTACCTTCGCGCAGACGAGCTTGTTGGTGCACGTATTTACCTGGATGTTGTAAGTGTAGGAGCAACGATCAATATCATGCTTGCAGCAGTAAGAGCAAAAGGACAGACGATTATTGAAAATGCGGCAAAGGAGCCTGAAATTATCGATGTAGCTACACTCTTAACGAGCATGGGTGCAAGGATTAAAGGGGCAGGTACGGACGTAATTCGTATCGATGGTGTCGAAAAAATGCATGGGTGCCGTCATTCTATCATTCCTGACCGTATCGAAGCTGGAACGTATATGATTTTAGCGGCATCGATGGGTCAGCAGGTTTTATTGGATAATGTCATTCCTCTGCATTTAGAATCATTGATTGCCAAGCTAAGAGAGATGGGCGTTTTCATCGAAACAAAAGACGATCAGGTTCTAGTTTATCGCGGGAAAGACCCATTAAAGAGTGTCGATATAAAAACGCTCGTTTATCCAGGGTTCCCGACAGATCTTCAGCAGCCGTTCACATCGCTTTTAACAAGCTCAGAAGGAACGAGCATTGTAACGGACACGATCTACAGTGCGCGTTTTAAACATATAGACGAACTTCGCCGCATGGGAGCGAATGTGAAAGTTGAAGGCCGTTCTGCTATAATAAATGGGCCTGCAAAGCTTGAAGGGGCAAAAGTTAAAGCTTCTGACCTTCGTGCAGGAGCAGCGCTCGTTGTAGCCGGTCTTATGGCTGAAGGTGTAACTGAAATTTCAGGTCTTGAACATATTGACCGCGGCTATGAATCTTTAGTTGAAAAGTTAAAAGGACTTGGAGCTAAAGTGTGGCGTGAAAATATGGATGTAGAAGAAATGGAAGAAATGAAGAACTCATAA
- the fsa gene encoding fructose-6-phosphate aldolase, which produces MKFFIDTANIDDIKEAYDLGILSGVTTNPSLVAKEKGVDFHERLKEITSLVPGSVSAEVIGTSYEEMVEEGRELAKIAPNITVKVPMTLDGLKAVKTFSDENIKTNVTLIFNANQALLAARAGATYVSPFLGRLDDIGQDGLELISQVAQIFAIHEIPTEIIAASIRHPVHVTEAALRGAHIATIPPNVIKGLVKHPLTDQGIEKFLADWEAANKK; this is translated from the coding sequence TTGAAATTCTTTATTGATACAGCAAACATTGACGATATTAAGGAAGCCTATGACCTGGGCATTTTATCTGGAGTAACAACAAACCCGTCTCTAGTAGCAAAAGAAAAAGGCGTTGATTTCCACGAGCGTTTGAAGGAAATTACAAGCCTTGTACCGGGTTCTGTTAGTGCTGAGGTGATCGGAACTTCTTATGAAGAAATGGTAGAAGAAGGCCGTGAGTTAGCTAAGATCGCGCCGAATATTACGGTAAAAGTACCGATGACGCTTGATGGACTAAAAGCCGTTAAAACTTTTTCTGATGAAAATATTAAAACGAACGTAACGCTTATTTTTAATGCGAACCAAGCATTGTTAGCTGCTCGTGCTGGCGCAACATATGTATCGCCATTCTTAGGCCGTTTAGATGATATCGGTCAAGATGGATTGGAGCTTATCTCACAGGTAGCGCAAATTTTTGCGATTCATGAAATACCGACTGAGATCATTGCAGCATCGATCCGTCACCCTGTTCACGTAACAGAAGCAGCATTGCGCGGAGCCCATATTGCAACGATTCCGCCGAATGTTATTAAAGGCCTTGTGAAGCACCCATTAACAGATCAAGGTATCGAAAAATTCCTAGCTGACTGGGAAGCTGCGAATAAAAAATAA